A stretch of DNA from Opisthocomus hoazin isolate bOpiHoa1 chromosome 15, bOpiHoa1.hap1, whole genome shotgun sequence:
gtagatctaagcagtcttcagggggaattctcttgaacaccctttttgccttttgtttgtgatctaggtatatggttctgggggtttgatggctgcttctcactattacctttgttgaactggatcaaaattgatagaatacagagaacagaggactctctccgtgttcgtgaaccgcaggctgattctttgcactctgtgcaacctccagaggtaagggagaacagtctagggaagaactctggtatcttggaagacttcttaactgccatgccttcaatatttggcaagaactacttgacacacaaggctaatgtgaataaatgtcttgatctttacatatattaaaaaaatattctgtataccTTAGGATTCCATCGACATCTTTGCTTCTGGTcgtgaaagtgagctggaaaagcaaatggcctttctgtctgagagataccatcaccttgatgaaaaatatagcaaagtgatgcttctactccagaaccttcaagatcaggttgcccagaaaagtgacaaaagcgaAACATTGACGCTAATACGAAATATGATGGGTCAACATCCTCAAGATGTGAGACTGGAGCAAAAGGTAAGATAGTCAGTTGTTGGTGCTTTTGGGTGGTGATCGACGTATCCTGTTTTAGTAATGCAGATTGCTAGCCATTTGATTCAGGCTTGCGtccaattttgtgagcaaaagtgatttgcagccttttctgcgggatctagagttgcagatcctccagaagatcgctctccatatgtctgtgacaagccaaaagctaacatctgcagtagtaacaaaggctgtgactaatgcaggggttcgtggaatcacagaagcggtgagtgagttgaagttctcgcaagttcaactaaaaccgtcaggagtccttttctaggcattttttggagcatcgcagtcaatataaacgtcagtgacttgaagagatgtttagaacatgaattgaaatggggagaactacagaaaatgcttgatgaagcgtacgcttacagcattgcttgttgcctgttgcgaatgttgtttttttttttccaaagtatgctatcttgaaaattgcagaattcccaaaaaaacagctataccaaagcaatgcagctcagggtctggggaaggtgggggaaagaatgcaacctttgaagaaagcaccagtcaatatgcagtatgaatttgtattttaagccaaaaaaccatgcactaaaaatggcctctgtcttgagagaggctttcaaagacttgcgatggagtgcagcatctcaaaaagatgcttattctacatgtatacagatgtgtatagatcaattactttatcagttgatattattaaattcttccctttctccccttctgtgtgtatatctgtagcaagtccagactattgtaaacaatgccctgaaacttttctctcaagacaagactggtatggtggatttcgccttggaatctggaggtaaatagtggaggaaactccactttcacgattcgtgttattttatagtatctactaaaaatgtcgaaagatctgcttgcgtggggtgtacgcaccactgaactcgctagggaaaatgtgtatgttttagccctctgaggtgaaaaaccttgaacatgctgaaaagaacactgtacttgatagaagcattgtatccccagccaatgactagacttgaacagtatctttactagttggttttgaggaaaagaactggtatgttcacgaagctttgtacaaatctctggctgaaaagtcttcaggaagaaatgagtaattatttcggctaacctgatacctcttttttaaggtggcagcattctgagtgctcgctgttctgaaacctatgacagcaaaacagcagtgatcagcctctttggaattcctctgtggtacctctctcagcctccaagggcggtgattcaggtaattaaaggccgagtgaagaaattcagcaatgttattttgtgctgaggggtttggattgtttcttggatgctggatgtttctgtctgcaacacactgtggggcacgggtcctttgaacgatgttcccaagagtgccattcttctggtagttcctgggcactgctcaagtcgtcttctagcaaaacaaagaccctgctaggaggcttgggtggtacactggacttctgcagagtgtgagcactgggaaggttcctgttgtgaagtagtctccaggcggatcttcaaaacGCTGCTGGGTGTTTGGGTGGATGTGCTGTCTCCCTGAAGGATGCTACCAAATAGATTATATTCTGCCACTTACTCTCTAAGACTGtccctaataattcagaattcgccacaactctttctggcaaaatgcttgtggctgcaggttttgttgttgctgttgtgttccatcctgttctctcccctttcctcctgtctagccggacgtgtatccaggaaactgctgggctttcaaaggatcacaggggtatctcgtagttcgactttcaaggaagatctatccgactgcctttacgttggaacacatcccaaaagcactttcagcaacaggagagatctccagtgctctgaggagctttgcagtatatgtaagtctgtctgtgaacttcagaggatatttgtatgcataaagaatatttgtggcgcagatcttggaaaataaggactgaagggaggacagctaaggagagaaactgcttgcttttaaaattgctgtttttgtaatcagctttgagattaggaataagaagtgttgcagctaattttgagggagctgtttctttttttcctgctttatacagtagtaaatatttttggagggaggtgactgtttttgatttggtatcgttctttcaggcactggaactgttccatccttccaccactcctactgcttaccctctccctccccagtgttggctttgcatcttgtctgtgatgtgccttcagtgtgttttaaattgattttaactagcaccacagctgcttaggcaggactgcagaacagaagaccacaggctacatcagagtgtagctgtgatccctgagaacatttgtctagctccattaaatgctgaagccgccgtctgcaagcatctgaatcttggcttccgtcttgtttgtgatgttgctgttttctcattcttgtttgtcctgagcagtttacattgtccactgcgatcttggttgtgccatggaaatgatggggtttgaccatgaaaacagcaacatacaaacatagcacagctctttgcagttcaggaaagtcaaatgcagagctgtggctgaagaagcatgacgttccacgggaagtattctgacctcggtttcagagacttgcgttgacaggcagttaggtaggcatgcttctggctttggtttgacttgaaatgtgatggaagcaaacgtctttctcctgttgttgtagggtctagataatgaatatcaagaaggcggcaagcttctaggacagtatgtctacgaccaagacggagaaccactgcagacctttccagtgatggtaagtctggatgagaagatttcaagtgtcagaagaagcacacgcatattttctagggtagtgcacaatgagcagtgaaggaaaaaggcttcattctctgttgggcaccgtagaaactgaggtggaaagtagctactgatctgcctcaaaacctaaggttcggatagtttagaggggaggaaagttttgtgccaggtggacacaagtggtgtgaagataccgaacgtatgaggagtctgcttcatgctgcttctgactcccttcacaaaaaaaaccccaacaaaccggttgtaaggcaaagaaggttctgttccaagtggcagaaggttcccaaggcatcactcagttattaatcaaagttggtagttgcaggaatgaaggaaagcgccttcagttgcacctgtttatactcaaaaccgaactctggtttgtgtgtttgttttttccttctgcaggagaaaagtgaaaacgcattccaaatagtggaactgagagtgttttctaactggggacatccggaatatacctgcctttatcggttcagagtgcatgggaaacttgccgaataatctccagcacttcagcttggactggttttacggttgtgcattttgttctcgacttttgtatatgccggaaagcctagaagactggaatcttgcctttttcttcatggaggcagtcgtgatgcgtggggctgactgcctaggtctgggcaagcccgtgcgtgggccttcgtccgcctcgtcatttgcctgcccctccggttccattgcctcatacctattgcatcagggcacctggtgtggagagggaggccaggaggggattcgcctgccgccccgagcagggacccgtttccattccccgctgtctctcaggtgctctccttcagcctggtggcgagagggcaggggatcttctgcttcttgcggaACATCCATCCTGTGCGCTTGtttcgggggtggcagggcatggctccaccagtctatttccccctcgcactccctgatgctcctgaacctttctgcctcctctttaagctctgccaccaggacgagcagatcatccacctggtcacagcgcacgcaggcgttctgcctgctgccctcccataccagtgacaggctcgggcactccctgcagccagagacctgcacagctgcctgtttatgcgggagctctgtctgggtcgccgtattccgcctggtgacggctttcagGCGAGTGGAGACCCTAGCTACTAGCTGAGCAAGTGATGACCACCGGCTGAATTTACCCCGGTAGCTGGCCGagcctcggggccctgcctgcgccagctgCCGTGCCAACTGCTGTGGCAGGCCCTGTTTGCCTGTCCTGGTGGCCGCACTGCGGGTCGCTCGTGCTCCCTCGGGGAgcttttgtgaggggggagggtgccgcCGTCACTCTTGACCCCACTCttctttgggggaggggggtttgggggggcacgCTCTCTCTCGCCAGGCGGCTGTCTCGGCTGTTGTGCCGCTGAGAAAAGGTTTCCCCGGTGCGATCACTCGCTCCGGAGCCCTTCACTGTGCggtctgttcttctctgctgcctccaaactgacaagatgctgttgagaggatgcagagaaggcagagctactgaatgccttctttgcttcagtcttcagtgccaaggcaggccctcaggaatcccaggccccggaggtaagagaggaagcctacagagaggatgactttcccttggtcgaggaggactgtgtgagggatcgcttaagcgatctggacgtccacaaatccatgggccccgatggaatgcacccacgagtgctgagggagctggcggatgtcattgctgagccactctccatcttctttgagaggtcctggaggacaggagaggtgccggaggactggagaaaggccagtgtcactccagtcttcaacaagggcaagaaggaggacccagggaactacaggccggtcagcctcacctccatcccgggaaaggtgatggagcagcttatcctggaggtcatcaacaagcaagtggaagaaaagaaggttatcaggagtagtcagcgtggattcaccaaggggaaatcatgcttgaccaatctgatagctttctacgatgacatgactggccgggtagatgaagggagagccatagatgttatctacctagacttcagcaaggctttcgacacagtctcccataatatcgtcctagggaagctcaggaagtatgggctggatgagtggtcggtgaggtggattgagaactggctgaatggcagaactcagagggttgtcatcagcggcgctgagtctagttggaggccggtaactagtggtgtcccccaggggtcagtactgggcccagccttgttcaacttcttcatcaatgacctggatgaagagttagagtgtaccctcagcaagtttgctgatgacaccaaactgggaggagtggtagatacaccagcaggctgtgctgccattcagcgtgacctggacaggctggaaagttgggcagagaggaacctgatgaggttcaacaaaggcaaatgcagggtcctgcacatggggaggaacaaccccaggcatcagtacaggcttggggcggacctgctggagagcagctgtgcggagagggacctgggtgtcctggtggacgacaggttaaccatgagccagcagtgtgccctggctgccaagaaggccaatggcattctgggatgcatcaaaaggagtgtggccagcaggtcgagggaggttctccttcccctctacactgccctagtgaggcctctatctagagtactctgtccagttctgggctccccagttcaagaaagatgaggagctactggagagagtccagcggagggctacaaggatggtgaggggactggaacatctctgctatgaggagaggctgagggagctgggcttgttcagcctgaagaagagaaggctgcgaggggacctaataaatgcttacaaatatctgaagggtgggtgtcaggaggatggggccaagctcttttcagtggtgcccagtgacaggacaaggggcaatgagcacaaactgaagcacaggaagttccgtctgaatatgaggaagattttcttccctctgagggtgacggagcactggaacaggctgcccagggaggttgtggagtctccttctctggagatattcaagacccgcctggacaaggtcctctacaacctactgtaggtgaccctgctccggcaggagggttgggctagatgacccacagaggtcccttccaacccctaccattctgtgattctgtgagatgtttaaagaaaagagttttaatttttgaaagcgcgcgtaatgcttgaaagaagaaatcaaagtttctttcctgtatttttgatcaCCTGCTGCAATCGCTACGCCAGTAAAACCCAAGGAGTGCCCCTTGCCCGAGGGGCAGACGCAGGGGCTTTGTTGCCAaatgccttctcccccttcctctctccccccggcTGGGTCTCAGCGGTCTGCAATACCCTCTCCCCAGTTCGTGCCTGAGATGTTGGGGCTTGGGTTCATTCCGCTCTCTGAgcccccttccctcagctgcgtCGATGGCGGCCGCGATGATGGCGGCGGAGCAGGAAGCCGTCAAAGGCGGCGGCAGGAACCGCGGCGGCGTGCAGCGCGTGGAGGGCAAGCTGCGCGCCAGCGTCGAGAAGGGCGACTGCTACGAGGCGCACCAGATGTACCGGACGCTCTTCCTCAggtggggcccggcccgccgccctgcccctccccccccggccttccagagccttcccacgcacccagcgtaaccacatctgttttgctttcctggaagcttCTCTTCTGATGCCATCAAATGACTATAACTTTTGTGTAAGGGAATGTTGAGACTTGGTACTGTGCCTTAGCTGTAGATGTTGATGAAAAGACTAAATCTACAAAATTctggttgatgttttcttttctgtaccgatatgttcatcactagcagcatctgtctgttttgtagcaaaacagtgctgctgatgtgtccgtgctgggtttggAGTCTGGAGAAATCGGATGCAAAAGTAGCAGAGGACCTTTAGGTGAGGTGACTTTTGCACTCGCTTTGACGTTGCTCAGATGTGCTttgagttggagactggtaacaacagtcactgtgcaacctgaaatgctttttgtatgccCTCCCAGATGGCTAAGGGTTACCTTCGTCATAGCAATGGACTGGGGAACAACTCGATTAGAGAATAGTGGGTTCCTGATAACTTTGTGGGCATGCTTAGAACAATTTTTCCTGTCagattgtgccaggggaggtttagaggagatactgggatagatatcttcactgaaagggttgtcaagcattggcacaggctgcccagggaagcggctgagtcgccatccctggaggtatttaaaagacttgtagatgtggtgctcagggacatggtttagtggtagacttggcggTGTTAtgttcatggttggacttgatgatcttcaaggtcttttccaacctaaatgatcccgtgattctacaatacaaatgacattattactttgtaatgttctggggtctttaacgcttgtgtttttgtttaggattttggggagaaggagctgctttcattgacaatattgtgctcagctctttttttttattatttttttagaaacaaaagccccaggaacGTTGGAAATAACGTGTGACATCTCTGTACATCCCTGTGGCCCAAGAAGGGACAGACGCCTTAAGAAAGCTAGCCTATAACACTGGAGAAAAGCACCGGAGCGTTTAGATTCTTGGGTCACAATGCTGGGTGGTTCtagaagctggtcttctgctgcgCAGTGCCCTGTAGCAAGGAGCTCGGCTCAGCTACGCAGCAGTGTTTCCTTCGAGTGTAAGTATGAGGCTTCTGCTTGAggctaaacttctgttttagtacGTTTCTTTCCTGCCGATTCCTCTGTTTAATCTGTTAGTGATTGccttgtgttgctgatttgccttgattgtaagttttcctgggggttctgagagAATCAAATGTCGAAGTGCGGAGTAGAGTTCCTGGGGTAATGATGGGAAGCTTGTCTGCCTGTAAACTTGCCTCTGTAGGATAAACCAGAGAGAAAgggatgaaagacaaaaccattttttgatttgttcagagttaaagatttgtaatgattgagagatgaagaaatcttttaaaaacacttgtttttttttaaactcctggtaGTTAAACTAGTGTAGCTAAAGTAGGGAGGTCTTGAAGTGTCTTCAAGTGGGGAAGTTGCTTCTGGGTTGGCGTGTATGAACGTGtgtcctcatcttccctctttccccatccatGTTTCCGTTCTGCCCTCAGACGTGTGCACGTACTCACTCTTTTGTTTTAGAtgtctgcctgctggaaattCACAGTCCAGTGAGTAAACTTGATTTACTGGTGTGGTCAGCATCAGGACGCGTTGCACAGTCAAGTGAATGTGCCAGGCAAACGTATATGTGATGCAGCACCGTAGATTGTATAGATGTAATTCTCTGTTGTCATCTGTGCATAGAGTACTGTATTTGAAGAATGGTAAACACGTAGCTtgtctttgcaaagccaaaggaaaagctttctcttgTTTGTGCGTAGCCAGAAGTGTGTTTCAACTTAACATACCTTCACCTGACAGTTTCAAATTCGTggcactgcagtgtttcctgagggggtttttgtctgtggctggctggtttgtttttgcaaggaggtacaagtatgcttttctggaacctacttttttcgttgaagaggagaatactttacgtagacaatactccaggtgttgtgtaggagaagatcaacaaatgactatatcatagaatcatagaatcgtacgttggaaaagacctctaagatcatcaagtccaaccgtcaatgactatttgtttccagtcagtgtgcctgtgccctggagtTGTTTCAATCTCAGTAGAATGTGTTcgaaactttcaaatacctggctcttcaaacagaatcttaaaatacggtagtaccgaagtagttaccaagcaacagaaacggcataagcttgtaattagctgctttcaagtcagatgggaggtaagaaaaggtgcagttgtcattcatatttagtttgctgctcccgtggcagaatgcttttcactgtctgttacccTACTACATTGACGTCTGAATGTAtggatctgtttctgttcatgtagtggactgcaaaatgcattcaataccaatcataaagtggcttttctttgcagtattaaaatcagtgggacttttagtgggactttTACTTGGAGTTCTTGTCAGATATCGTAGTTGATTGTGGCGCTTCCTTACTTTtgggaccaattttttttttttctcccccttgaaGGTCTTGATGGTGAAGGCAACCCTAAATTTaactatggtttcattttctttccgagtGCATTTTATTCCATGGTGACTAGCGATGGCGATACTGATAGCAATGCACTAGAGGCTTTCGTACAAGCTTGGCACACTGCTTAcctattaggaaaaacaaggtgtaGGGACAGCATACACCTTGTATGTTAGAAAGAAGTCGTCATATTGTTAATTGATTCCACTTTGGGGCAGTTGGTACACTTGAcaggttgaaaagctgccttgaaaggaaagcaaggtatgaggtattggtgtgcagaagatttgaataaaggggttttaacattttatttttgttctagtgagagtcagtttttccaggagtcttctagagggatagcatcttccctgtgagatgagcgttcgctagcttgaatgacagaggcatcaagaatctgtggagtgccctttattcagcaaaggaaaatgatttgagaCACTTCAGTCACCAAGATGCTTTGCAAAATACTGGGTTGCTAGATCTACAGTCcctcagatgaagccagacataTCTGCTAATCTAAAAATGTATGCGTTGGCTGTGCTCAcgcatttctctgctctgcaaagcattcttggccacagttgcatgtccctctgcttggttcctttgaacacgtgccgcagtaatgacatttcgcgctaccactttttgtcttctagggagggcagcttctggcatgtacaggttactcagaactggatggtatcaacttgctactctgatgtcttttctcaaggtgtttcttctaaagaggtgcgtatcctttgagaaaagtgt
This window harbors:
- the LOC142363189 gene encoding SUN domain-containing protein 1-like, yielding MAAAMMAAEQEAVKGGGRNRGGVQRVEGKLRASVEKGDCYEAHQMYRTLFLRWLRVTFVIAMDWGTTRLENIFLGVLRGSNVEVRSRVPGTCARTHSFVLDVCLLEIHSPLYYRPVYAYCSRSKRAFLVELSVYEEDAEAKKSKLASNFVSKSDLQPFLRDLELQILQKIALHMSVTSQKLTSAVVTKAVTNAGVRGITEAQVQTIVNNALKLFSQDKTGMVDFALESGGGSILSARCSETYDSKTAVISLFGIPLWYLSQPPRAVIQPDVYPGNCWAFKGSQGYLVVRLSRKIYPTAFTLEHIPKALSATGEISSALRSFAVYGLDNEYQEGGKLLGQYVYDQDGEPLQTFPVMEKSENAFQIVELRVFSNWGHPEYTCLYRFRVHGKLAE